The genomic interval GggttataaaaaatagaaagatactAATAGAGACAAATCAATAAACTTGGTCTCGCTAAGTCAAGTCAAATCCATGCTGGCTCTCTAATCTATCTCTTTAGTATCCTACTTTAAAATGCTGTTCCAATTAATCCTACATATTCATGGGGATAATCCCAAAGGCAAGGTAATCCTCATGTGTGTTTCCTTTAATAGGCTGACGACTCAGCCACCACTACCAAAACCTAAATTCACTCACAGGAACCAACTGTCCATCCACACTTTCATCCAGGTTGGGATGTCCTTCCACTCCTGCAACACCAGCAAGCCTGCTTTGCATGCACTTGAGccttaaaataaggaaaatgttgtaaattttttttccccacattctctccCTTATTAAATTTTACATTCTTGTAGAAATGCAAGCTCAGTCCTGCATTTCTCACTATTCTGAGAAATTCCATTTTCTCCAGATTTTAAATTGCCTTCAGATACTCACTATGAGCAGAAAAGAAAACCCTTCTATCTTCTGCTACCAGAATGTTTCCATTCTTCCTCCATGACAATAATTGTTTTTGTGTGTTCCTTTTTCTACTAAGCAATTCATccaaaagttttcagttaaaaCCTTGCTCAATCACCACTATGGCTACCTTTTTTCTATCAGTTTCTCAATTATGCCCAATGTGAACTTATTCTCTTTGGACAATTCACCCTTAGCTCTCTCATCTTCTATTTTCCTGCCTGGATAGGACAATGTAGTTGAACCAAAATGTCCtgcttttcctcatttctgtccCCATTGTCCTGAGATTCCCAGAGCAACCTTTCCTCTTTGAGCTCATAACTGCATTTTTCTTAATCAAAAACTTGACTTCCTAAAACATTAGCCtgcttaatgaagaaaaaaaagccatCTCCATTAGTTACTCACTGTCAttaatctatataaaatataccttaaaaaATCTGCATggaaaaggtaaaaaagaaaacaattaacacCTGAGTATTTATACGTTTTTCTGTCTTAtaaaaatcttataatacaaataaCTTCATATGTAAATAAGATTTCACCCtttgcaataaaatatttatttcagaggATAAAGGAAATCATGTCAACCTTCTATGTTAatcataaaaatatgtttaatcacAGGAAAAgagcaagtcattttttttccagctctaaaaatattttaatcatgcaAAATCAACATAATGGACTCTAGAACAATGCTAAAATGTTACCTAAGATGAATTGGCTTTTATTAGCTTTACAGAATGTATATTTGGcaatagttattaaaaataattactctAAAGGAattctaaatatattattttagaaacaatattttaaaatacagcagTAAGCAACAGAAACTATTGTTCATTATACATTTTTGGCATAACACTGCCATACAGttacagaattataaaataagtattttatagtACCATACAGTTCCAGAAACTGGTTACAACTTCTACCACATACACATGGTATTGGTACTAACAAACATGCATAGCATTCTGTAGTTCACACTGCAGTTGAATACAGAGCACAGAGAAGGCCCAGTGGCCACTGGATAATCAGAGCTTATGTGACAAGTAAAACACTTCTTTGTAAGAATCATATCCGTTTTcctaaatattcaaaatacaaaGGACACGATAGTTTCCAACTTTAAATAGTGACTACACTTAGCCAGACTGATCAGTCTTAGATAATACAAAAGATAAGACAATATCCTACTTGGGAAACAGGTAAAAGGCCTTTTTAAGAAAAAGCGGGGGTGGGAAGTTATCAGAGGACCTAAGGTTTTGCTCTCACTTGCTTCTCTGAATGGTAATGCCCCACGATCACTGTGCTGGCAGCTCTTGACCATGTGGGAAACAGTACTTTAACAACCCACCTATCACGGAGTCCTTCTCCTGCTCTGCAGCCTGTCCCTCAATTGAACTTCTAGTTGGTAAAACCACTGACTGTTGGTACACATAGACAAAGGAATTAAACTTGGTATCTGATCATTGCTTACTTTCATCAGTCTAAGGGAAGATTCCAACATGGAGTAGGCAAAATTTGTGGTTTAAGTGAGTATACTGACAGGATCTATTTTCACATCACTCCCTGATCTCCTTGGCACAAATAGTTCAGAGATGATTCTCAGAGCGAATCCCATCACTGAGCCTCTTTAGACCATTCCTCACTTAATTCCAATAATACTGACACTTGTACAAATTTATAATTTGTGGTCTTTATTTCTGTGGTTTCTTATTActgtttctaattttttgtttcattagtttcttttttttttttttttacacatgaaACTAAATCTGTTagcacagaagaaaacaaaacaattgacCAATGAGTGCAAAAGTTGAACATTTCTTGGACCTAAACTTATATGTAACTATCTCCTTAATGAATAGAAACTGCTACACAaactcctttaaaaattaaaaaatgaaaatatgataaacatcataatttaaatatttttcttaaggtGTACTGATTtacaaaaaaaaccttttagCATAACATGTGAGCATGAATAccttttcttttaatcattttattaaaagtttttgtATGTTACTCTGAAAGAGCAAACCAAATTTTTATTAAAGGATGGGGGGGGGCGTGCTTGGAGGGTTGGAATTTTAATGCTTCCTAAGATAATTATAAAGAGTCACAATTTATATAGCAGATCCTAATTACTCACAATTTTGTAAACAACTACAAAGTGGTGGCAAATAAATTACAGCAGATATTTTGTCAAAACTGATACCCATTAAAATTGTGTGTGGAGTGCAAAGCAGCCTATCCTCCCCAGAGGTCAGAAATCATAGGGCTCAACATGCTCATGATCCAGAAGATGCCCTGAGGACCCAGCAGGTCAATGAAGAGGGTAAAACCCAGTGCAGGCTCCATTCCCCAAAGTATCCACTGGGGTCTTAATCACCTCTCCCTCTCTGACCTTCACCTCTAGCCAAGGTTTGGGccataatacaaaaaaattaataagagtcTCCAACATGAAGACTTTGATCCAGGaaaacaacatattaagaagTTATTTCCCacaaataactaaaacaaaaaacttcacaacaaaatagaaaaagttgATGACACAGAACACTTTCTCTaatctaggaagaaaaaaaaaagaacagggctttaaaaaatgtatgagaTTCTAGCataagtttttcaaattttatattcctACAAACATCTGAGATTAAAGTTTTAATGACTTCTCTTATATAACACCATTTTCTGCATCCATCTGAATCTAAGAACAAGAAAGAAGTAAAACACAGGTAAATATTACTTGTGTAGTAACTAAGGAATGGTTAAAGTGAAAATTACAGCATGTAGCAAAGAAAAAGCATGAACACATGAAACAATACAGGTTAATCTTTCTTCCTCGAAACTCTTGTCAAATATCACACATACTGTGGTGAGTACACTTTTTTAATGAACTTATGCTCTTATTCCAAATGACAGTTTCTCCAAAATGATAAAGCACCAAagtaaatttcattaaaataactgATGTGATATACATGGTTTGAATAGTTCCTTATGACAAGATTTTACAATGGAGTAAAAGTGTAAACATCGGAATGAAAACCATTTACATTCATTAAGGCACATCTGGACACCTCCAGGCATTCATAACTATATGATTATTAATTTCAGTAGTAAGAGATTTCTACAGTCTGTCCCTGAACACAATCTGCTGGGTGGGTTGGATAACTAGAACAAGGCAGAAGGCAGGGCAGGACTCACTGTCACCCTAGAGATTGCCCACACAAATCTGTTCCTGTAATGAGCCACACAGAACTCAATACTGAAAGAAGTCAGGGGACAGACACAATTCCTAAGCCAACGTTTCCTCAGATCATCTTTCGCTACAACTGCACCTGCATTTAAATGACCCTAACATGTCTAATTCCTGCCTTATATTGAACGCACATGCCCCAAAGAGAAAGTGGAATTTtctaatggaaaacaaaatagaaatcctGAAAATATTCCTGAAACAAGGGATCTACTTACCTCAAAGGACATTAAAGACTTGTAGATgtcattaaattaaattaagcAACATCTTTCTGTTCCTGGTTTACATAACAGAGATTTTAGAAGAGCCTCTAatacagtttcttaaaaaataaatgtttgactTAGTTACTCAGTGGATTATAAACTCAGCCATAACTCTATTGACTTGGGACATTTAGCATTAAAACAATTAATCAAATATTCTCTTATTCATCAATCTGACCAGATTTTGACaatttgatatgttttattttaccAAAATGATGTTTTAAAGACTAACTCAGAGGTATATtatactgtttttcctttttcatcatactTTCactcaaattaaatataaaagctaGAAGCAGAATAGGTAATTTTATATGACAAAATATGAAACATAATGACTATAACAGGTTTtataccatttttatatttttaatacttagCAAAAAATACCAGAACTTCCCTAAGAACTCCTgagttgtaaattttattttctctttgaagcTGGGAAAAAAAGTACtctcaaaatctaaaacaaaactatacaatataatttttaaagtgacaACTGACTTGatttagagaaagcagatatatcttcatttcttttatgattcttttgaattttttatgagATTGAGCATGATAATGTATAATGGTGCAATAATCTTAATGTTAGAAACTTCTCTACTGTACAGAAATATATCTTATATATCACTTTAcagtatttcaaaataatttcacatattttatctCCTTTGATATATGAAAgcacaaaatattagaaatatactAGACTAAACAAGCAATATAACATCTATTTGCCATGAAATTCAAGTTACTATTTTATTAATAGCCAATATTAACTATCCTTGCAGCCTGTAGTACAACAATAAAGACTATATTTGCAAATACACAATAATGTTTCTAGTTATTTGGCCATGCTTCACTGAATTTTCTATAACAGCTTCTCTGTAAATTTCTGCAAGCACatggtagtttttaaaaatacaaaacagaagtTAAACCCCAGGGGGCAGTTTCataacacacataaacacatatctatagatcttattttaaaaaaccattaaaTATACAAAGTATTCTTAATATAAAAAGTTCtagacatttaatttttatctgcAAAAAGAATGTCATCCCTACTTATTCTCCACTTAATAATTCTCTCATTAGTTATTTACAGATTAAATGTAGGAAACTATAgtcacatatgaatatacatttaaaaaacacatgatGGAAAAAGGCCACTATTTTGGATGGAAGCCAGGAAGTTCTCCCCTTGAAACTAAGTATTCTCAAATAAAGTAGCACAATGTAACAAAATCCCtcataaagaataatattttaaaaactaaactgttaaatgaaatgtttttcttctgaGGGCTTTAATATACTGTAATTTCTAAGTAGTTCagattatattcatttattttagtatcTGGTAATGGTAACTGTTAAAATATTAACAGTTACTTATCTATTAACAGTTACTAACATTTAATATTAAACATATGTGACCAGATTAGTATCTGTAACTgttaaaaatattagaagttaaattaaaatattaaaagtattaaTAGATACCAGATACTAATCTGGTCACATGTTTAATACTAAGCATTTAAAAAGCAGTCTGAAAGTGTCTATACACTGTCTATACACAACTAGTaagatattttgaattaaattaatattattccTATAATTCAGCCTAATTTGACAATTCACTCTTATCCACTAAACTCTGTGGAACTGTTTATTAAGATCTACAGGGACATTGCTATGACAAGCACCGTGTCAGAGGATCCATGTATTTCCTgcgtgtaaaaaaaaaaaaaaatggaaaaaacaaacttaaaCTGTTACCTCAAATTCTTAGTACTTCAATTTGACATGTTATAGGAACTAAAAATGATAAGGTATTCTATATTCTACAtattgaaacataaaataaaacatgagtgCTACTAAgactttcatgaaaaaaatcaagattaagCAAGTGGGGTGTTTTTGCATAAATTTCAAAgcaataaaatcatatttctaaaGACATACTATCAGTGTGATTATTTTCTAGAAATCCACTGCTTAAAGTGTGGATTAATAAATATAACAGAAGACGATATGATGGGATATGAAATAGGCCATATAAAAAAATCCTCCAGGGGATTAAAGTAAATAGAACTTTTCTTAAAagtgaaagagattttttttaaaaaatcaatttatttctaagtgatataatatgaaaatgtttatatattcatTGCTTTTTccatatttgtgtatatgttttgaagttttcatcacagtgtttctgattattttctgattttaatagtaattagtataatattattggaaataaaattgttttcagtaATTATTAGTAATAAATTAAGTTCTTACTAGAACTGAGTATATGAAATTTCAAACTGTTCTCGATTTGAAAGTTTGATAAATTAAAGATGCaaaactatatatgtatatattaaaagatACACTGTAGAATAAACAACATAGTAATTTAATAACCCACATATCACTGAGATATATTAATGAGTTAAGAGATATGCCTATTGATAGTGCAAGAGGcatgccttttaaaaatgaataatttccttttttccttttttaattcttcagTCATCTGCATCCAGAATCAACCACCAAATTTATGTGGAACATCCATTTAAGTAAAGTTCTTTTTTGGACTTTTGcaccaaaatttgtttttaagcacttaatacagaaaatatttttattattattttaaagaaaactctgAAATCATACAATTAAAAGTTGCCCTCTGTTCCATTTAGATGTCAAGAAGATGATTATCCTAATGTATACTATAAATACACTTGATAGCTGACAAAGATGGCGGCTCAACGGCGAgcgaggagagagggagaaagaagacagCAGCAGGACTGACAGATTAGCTGGGGAGGTCAGAGCTCCCCCAGGACTTCCATTTCACTTATCAGaatctaaaaataaacacattgaaGCATTAGGATCAAagaatccaaaatattttctgaatatatctGGAAAAACTAAACTTTTTCTTCCTACTTcaaaaattaatctaaaaatcAGGTAAAAGTATGGAGATTCAATGAAAAtgttgtcttgattttttttaatggaatctgTAGTCTCGAAAGAACACATTTGATGTGCATATCAAATACTACATGATTATTTCTAGACACCTTGAAAATAAGTTTAAAGTAATTGTTATATACAGAATTTGAAAACTCACATCCTAAAACCATTAcagaatatattcatttattagaTCTGGTCTTAAATCCTCTCATTAAATATCCAATTCATTGtcatccaaaataaacaaataacaacaaaatgctTACAAGAGAAAACACAAACAGGTGGCTAACAGTGGAAACATGACATCATCTCTGTTCTTTAGAATAAATTAGACAGTAGCTTTTTCCTCCCTTAACCTAAACTGGCTTTTGATTTTCTGATAATTCACTGTAATAGTACCTCATCATGACAACTGGGATTTCCAGGATTTTCACAGTCTTTGTTATGATTTTcgccctcttcttctttttcagaaGGAGATGAactctcctttctttctgttgGAGCAGTAACTGTTTTCTCAGGTTGAGCATTTGAATTTCCAGGATCACTGTCCTCTGTGTTTTCTGGTTTGGCAGCTTCGttgctgggctctgggctgggccTGTCTGTCTCTTCCCCAGACTCTTTTGgtgccacttttttttcttcagctGTTTTGCTATTTAAATGAACAGCTGAAGAGGAAGTTTTGGAGTCCTTGGATTTTTTGTGCATAGACTGTGTTTGACTGTTATGACTAGAGGCAGGAGGGGCCGGCATTTTCTGAGCTTTGCTTCCCTCTGATTGTTCTTTTTTAGGTGGTCCCCAGATAAAATTCTCTGAAGGTGTGTAATGTTTCTGGGCAAACCGCAGgagctttctcctttctcttcgaTCTCTAATTGTATAAACAAAATACTCCAGAGCACTCTGCTTAATATTGGGAATAGTGTTTTCCACAAGAGCttcatgaagaataaattttacaagaggagatttaaaacttTCATATCCAAGCTCACCAAGGCTTTTGAGAATACGGGTGATTCTTAAATAGTTGTGCTGGGACCTGGAAGACAGGATTGAATAAAATGAGGTGGATGGTAAAGACTAAGGGGAAGAAAGCAGGAGAATACAAACTATtgggaaaacatatttttatggaAGTGTAAGACAAGGAAATATGCCTTGtaatgattttcttaaatattgatAAAAAGAATAAGAGTTTATGGAAACTTTACACCTCAATGTAATCTCAATCTATGTGAAACTCAAATGTATAAAACAAAGTCTGCCCTTTTAGTTCTTTGTATTGGAAAAATATTTAGGTTTAAATTTATGCCCCCTAgtattaaattgtttatttattaaattcacCAAGGACTGAGGACAAGTGGTTTAAAAGAGCATTTATAGGAGCTACCACAACCAGCCATAGCATAGTACTATATCATTATATGAATGGTGAGTacagtacaataaaatattttgagaaagcaagaaagaccatgttcacataatatttttatagtatatcaTTAAAACTATTCcgtttatttattagttgttgttATTAATCCCTTACCATGCCTAATTTACAAACTAAAATATATCAAAGGCATGTATGTATAAGAATAAACCATAGTATACATAGGATTCTACACCTTccatggtttcaggcatccactgggtgCTTGGAACCTATACCTTGTGGATAAGGGGTAACTTCTGTATCTGCAACACTACCAATGATGTATAGTACTCATCAAAGGTAGCTAGGGTTGAACATAAAAACATTAACTAATAGCTGAATGGTGTTATTAATAGTGTCCACTAAATAGCAAAATCCATCATGTAAGCCAAATTCACAAGGAAAGCAGCAAAAACCATTCTACCTGGCTAGAACAATTCTGACAAAGGATGCAAAAATGACTTATTTAACAGAGCATCATTTAACAGTTGAGAGCATGGGCCTCAGAGTCAGTCATACTCTGGCTCTGTCACTTAGCAGCTATATGAAATCATGACGACTCTCTTAGtatcttcatctgcaaaatgggacaAACATCTCACAACTTACTGGACTTTTGTAAAAATCAAGTGAATTTATAGATATATAAGGCATGAAAAACTTAACAAATATCAGATACTGTTTAACATGATTATTCTTATCATTATCTCTAAAGATTTGTTATTGTGAACCACCAAATTTGTATCTGTTCCAAATTAATAACCTAATTCTCTTCCATCCTGGTCACTCTCACCTCCTCTTACACtatcagaaaaatttaaatctcATTTCTGTGGGCCTTGATTCCAAAGATGCAATCTTTCCTCAAATTACACCAATATCTTTCCTCTATATCTCAAAACTAAGGCCATTATTGGATTAATGCTTtcccagagttttttttttcactattcaTACTCTACTTCCACAAACTCATTCAGCTCAATCCTTGCCTTACCAAAGCCTAAAGAAGTCTTCAGCTACACGTATTAATTGTGTCTGTCATCAACAGCTCAGGTAGGTATTATCCAATATTCCCACTCAACCAGAACCAGCACTTAAATTTCTTACTTTCTGAAACCTGTTTTATAGCTCAGTCACTTTACTTTTTACAAAGTTCTGTCCTAGCTTCCAAAAGTACTCAGAGTCTTTACTTAGGAATAACTAGGAAATTATTTGAGAATGGTGAAGAAGGATATTGACAAATTATTTTAGGTATGGAAAGGGGTTTTTCCATGgccttatatttttaatgaaagaatgtGGACAAAACAAAATCTTAATGATTCAGGCTAACCATATACTGGAAAAGACAAgtgtaacaataatttttaacatcTCTATCCTTCTGGATGTTTTCCAAGTATTATACTAAGTATTGTTATACTAAGTAGTATCTTTACATCCAACTCTTTGAAGCCCAAAGGGCAAAAAATAACACAGATATGTTTTAGTTttatgaatttgtattttttcatagttAGGAAATAAGAGTGTTAGGAGACAGTACAATCTGGGTGAAGTTAAGACAATGTGTCACCAACAGTAGAATTGACTTAATTGTTAACATTTGTATGGAGTTTGTGTATTTGAACAACTTAGTGACAAAACTCTTGAGGAACATCTGCTTCATATGTCTGTGAAAAATTGATGTATGGAAAGGTGGAAGAATGTTTACAAGAGATGCTATGTGACAAAATGAATATGTATTTGCAACCAGCTCGATTTCATACAATTAATCTTCAATGAATGGTCAAGTTAAAATATCTGTACATTTATCTTTATCTACATATTCTCCAGTTAAAATATTTACAGTATAAAAGGATAAAAACTTGGGTTGAAGAAAATGATGATCAGGAAttggaaataaaattacaaaacagaACAATTGGGTGTTTCAGTATGATTTGACGTGTCACAATGAATGAGAGGAGAGTGGCTAAAAGCCACTAGTGTTACAAGCAGTCTTGAGGATGTACAACACATAGAAAAGCAACTGGGCTTCAACAGATGTAAAGGCAATAAACAGTCGGGCATGGTCAGGAAACTAGATAGGTGAAGAGAGAACACACAAAAAGCAAGAACCAGAAAATAGGAAAGTTAGAAGGGATTTCTGGGCCTAACATATGTCCCCACTATGGCTCAATAATCTCAGCTGAttacaaataaaatcataattacATCTTAGTGGTTGGTCTATATCTCTATACTCTCATGACTGGAAATATTTCACATCTTTTAAAATGGTCACTTGTTTACTCCATgttattgtatttcttttgattcAATAATTTTCCTTTGCTTAGCTACTATAAGTATACTGAATTCTTTGCCTATTCTAGAAAACTTAAGATGCCATACAGATTAAAACACATATACACTGTGACATttaagaataaatgagaaaaaggacTCAACAGAAGAAGAAGATGGAATAGACATTTTCATATCATCCCACATGATTTGTTCAAATCTAGTCGAAAAAATTTTTGGCAACTAAACTAGAGAGGAAATGTTTTCTGGCAGATTCTAAGACAGTTAATCCAGAACTGGAAAGGCAAAGAAAGACAGTGCACAGTAGAGGAAAGGTAGCTAGACGGAGCAGAGTGAGAAGGATTGTTAATTCAGACTCCCCTCCCTGACTCAAGCCAGGAGATCTTTCAGCTAAAGCCTTCAGAAAGGGCCCTGTTTATAGCTATAAATCAGAGGATCTGACAATAAAACCCAAGGAGGATTTGAGTCTGAAAACCACATTTTGTTcatgatttattcattcaacaagaaATTTACTAAACAAAAGTGCTATTCTGATCAAAACCAAGTTGAGAAAAAGAGACTTTGAAATGCTAGATGTGAGTACACAAAAAATGTGGCCCTATCCGACTCTTTCTAAAGTCTTACTTCAACCATCCTTCCTAACAATAGGCTACTAGCATACAGCTTTCTTTGACAGCATGACCTAAGTGCTTAGAAACTTTGTCCAGAGATACTTACCTGCACTGCTCAGGTAGagatatcacacacacacacacacacacacaccaaaacttAACTTGAGTTATGAGTTAAGGGGTGGCTAATCAGGATCATAATCGTTATGCACATATCCTCAGTATTTTCTTACAAGTTACCATTTTAATAGTGCTGATaataactaaaaaggaaaaagaaggctcAACTTTTTTATACCCAT from Ictidomys tridecemlineatus isolate mIctTri1 chromosome 8, mIctTri1.hap1, whole genome shotgun sequence carries:
- the Ogfrl1 gene encoding opioid growth factor receptor-like protein 1 isoform X3, with amino-acid sequence MGNLLGGVSFREPTTVEDCDSTWQTDSEPEPEEPGPGGGGEGPGQEPEEPAQPPERAGGRPRASPAPDEDAEAAGAEQNFKDIRYQNDLSNLRFYKNKIPFKPDGVYIEEVLNKWKGDYEKLEHNHTYIQWLFPLREQGLNFYAKELTTYEIEEFKKTKEAIRRFLLAYKMMLEFFGIKLIDKNGNVARAVNWQERFQHLNESQHNYLRITRILKSLGELGYESFKSPLVKFILHEALVENTIPNIKQSALEYFVYTIRDRRERRKLLRFAQKHYTPSENFIWGPPKKEQSEGSKAQKMPAPPASSHNSQTQSMHKKSKDSKTSSSAVHLNSKTAEEKKVAPKESGEETDRPSPEPSNEAAKPENTEDSDPGNSNAQPEKTVTAPTERKESSSPSEKEEEGENHNKDCENPGNPSCHDEILISEMEVLGEL
- the Ogfrl1 gene encoding opioid growth factor receptor-like protein 1 isoform X5; its protein translation is MIQGGDSSEATAKPKRSFYAARDLYKYRHQYPNFKDIRYQNDLSNLRFYKNKIPFKPDGVYIEEVLNKWKGDYEKLEHNHTYIQWLFPLREQGLNFYAKELTTYEIEEFKKTKEAIRRFLLAYKMMLEFFGIKLIDKNGNVARAVNWQERFQHLNESQHNYLRITRILKSLGELGYESFKSPLVKFILHEALVENTIPNIKQSALEYFVYTIRDRRERRKLLRFAQKHYTPSENFIWGPPKKEQSEGSKAQKMPAPPASSHNSQTQSMHKKSKDSKTSSSAVHLNSKTAEEKKVAPKESGEETDRPSPEPSNEAAKPENTEDSDPGNSNAQPEKTVTAPTERKESSSPSEKEEEGENHNKDCENPGNPSCHDEILISEMEVLGEL
- the Ogfrl1 gene encoding opioid growth factor receptor-like protein 1 isoform X2, translated to MGNLLGGVSFREPTTVEDCDSTWQTDSEPEPEEPGPGGGGEGPGQEPEEPAQPPERAGGRPRASPAPDEDAEAAGAEQGGDSSEATAKPKRSFYAARDLYKYRHQYPNFKDIRYQNDLSNLRFYKNKIPFKPDGVYIEEVLNKWKGDYEKLEHNHTYIQWLFPLREQGLNFYAKELTTYEIEEFKKTKEAIRRFLLAYKMMLEFFGIKLIDKNGNVARAVNWQERFQHLNESQHNYLRITRILKSLGELGYESFKSPLVKFILHEALVENTIPNIKQSALEYFVYTIRDRRERRKLLRFAQKHYTPSENFIWGPPKKEQSEGSKAQKMPAPPASSHNSQTQSMHKKSKDSKTSSSAVHLNSKTAEEKKVAPKESGEETDRPSPEPSNEAAKPENTEDSDPGNSNAQPEKTVTAPTERKESSSPSEKEEEGENHNKDCENPGNPSCHDEILISEMEVLGEL
- the Ogfrl1 gene encoding opioid growth factor receptor-like protein 1 isoform X4, which produces MIQGGDSSEATAKPKRSFYAARDLYKYRHQYPQNFKDIRYQNDLSNLRFYKNKIPFKPDGVYIEEVLNKWKGDYEKLEHNHTYIQWLFPLREQGLNFYAKELTTYEIEEFKKTKEAIRRFLLAYKMMLEFFGIKLIDKNGNVARAVNWQERFQHLNESQHNYLRITRILKSLGELGYESFKSPLVKFILHEALVENTIPNIKQSALEYFVYTIRDRRERRKLLRFAQKHYTPSENFIWGPPKKEQSEGSKAQKMPAPPASSHNSQTQSMHKKSKDSKTSSSAVHLNSKTAEEKKVAPKESGEETDRPSPEPSNEAAKPENTEDSDPGNSNAQPEKTVTAPTERKESSSPSEKEEEGENHNKDCENPGNPSCHDEILISEMEVLGEL